A genomic stretch from Calidithermus timidus DSM 17022 includes:
- a CDS encoding ABC transporter ATP-binding protein produces the protein MIRFEEVVKRYGDFEALGGVSLEVAQGQVVVLLGPSGCGKTTLLRTVNRLVEPTEGRVYLGGEDVRRLNPEELRRGIGYVIQSIGLFPHMSVLENVLVVPRLLGWERSRREARAREMLGLVGLEPAVFASRYPRELSGGQAQRVGLARALAADPAVLLMDEPFGAVDPPTRERLQDEFLKLQASLKKTVLFVTHDLEEAVKLADRICLMNHGKVEQYDDPDALLRDPKTPFVREFIGPSRTLLRLSRIPLEGLVEPFNGQVPAVSVPLGAMAREAFSALLAQGTRSVAVTDGQGNAVGQVRLETLLRVASED, from the coding sequence ATGATTCGCTTTGAGGAGGTCGTCAAGCGCTACGGGGACTTCGAGGCCCTCGGGGGGGTGAGCCTCGAGGTTGCCCAGGGTCAGGTCGTGGTTTTGCTGGGCCCTTCGGGCTGCGGCAAGACTACCCTGCTGCGCACGGTCAACCGCCTGGTTGAACCCACCGAGGGAAGGGTCTACCTGGGTGGGGAGGACGTGCGGCGGCTGAACCCCGAGGAACTGCGTCGGGGGATCGGCTACGTGATCCAGAGCATCGGGCTCTTCCCCCACATGAGCGTGCTGGAAAACGTGCTGGTGGTGCCGCGCCTGCTCGGTTGGGAGCGCTCGAGGCGTGAGGCGCGCGCCCGCGAGATGCTGGGGCTGGTGGGTCTGGAGCCTGCGGTCTTCGCCAGCCGCTACCCCCGCGAACTCTCCGGCGGGCAGGCCCAGCGGGTGGGGCTGGCGCGGGCGCTGGCGGCAGATCCGGCGGTGCTGTTGATGGACGAGCCCTTCGGCGCGGTGGACCCGCCCACCCGCGAACGCCTGCAAGACGAGTTCCTCAAGCTCCAGGCCAGCCTCAAGAAGACCGTGCTGTTCGTAACGCACGACCTCGAGGAGGCGGTCAAGCTCGCCGACCGGATCTGTCTGATGAACCACGGCAAAGTCGAGCAGTACGACGATCCCGACGCCCTGTTGCGCGATCCCAAGACCCCCTTCGTGCGGGAGTTCATCGGTCCCTCGCGCACCCTGCTGCGGCTTTCGCGCATCCCTTTGGAGGGGTTGGTCGAACCCTTCAACGGCCAAGTTCCGGCGGTCTCGGTTCCGCTGGGCGCCATGGCCCGCGAAGCCTTCTCGGCGTTGCTGGCCCAGGGAACCCGCAGCGTTGCCGTGACCGATGGGCAAGGCAATGCGGTGGGGCAAGTGCGGCTGGAGACCCTGCTGCGGGTGGCTTCGGAGGACTGA
- a CDS encoding DUF58 domain-containing protein, with protein MAGPPPPSGLRVKPPAAELLRRLQFTVLRRLDGFLFGDYSGVFYGPSLDLAEVRQYQPGDEVRRIDWNVTARTGTLHVRQYREEREITAWLVVDCSASMRFGTRRVLKSELALEFAATAASIVIRHGDKVGAVALGDGRLHLIPPRSGRQQTLRILDSLMGMSSLEGRRSSLGEGLEHLSKSLRRKALIFVVSDFLDEDKSWESALRRLAQRHETIAVRIFDPAERELPKAGEIRLRDPESGEEVWLDTDDLRVRAAHAALVKQREEGLLRAFRAARVDYLELSTAQELVQPLLRFTLRRKGRRSV; from the coding sequence ATGGCCGGCCCCCCGCCCCCTTCGGGCCTGCGGGTGAAGCCGCCGGCCGCCGAGCTGCTGCGGCGCTTGCAGTTCACCGTGCTGCGGCGACTGGATGGCTTCTTGTTCGGGGATTACAGCGGGGTGTTCTACGGTCCCAGCCTCGACCTGGCCGAGGTACGGCAGTATCAGCCAGGCGACGAGGTGCGCCGGATCGACTGGAACGTGACCGCCCGCACCGGTACCCTGCACGTGCGGCAGTACCGCGAGGAACGTGAGATCACCGCTTGGCTGGTGGTGGACTGTTCAGCCTCGATGCGCTTTGGCACCCGCCGGGTGCTCAAGAGCGAGCTGGCGCTGGAATTCGCCGCCACAGCCGCTTCCATCGTGATCCGCCACGGGGACAAGGTGGGGGCGGTGGCCCTGGGCGATGGCCGCCTTCACCTGATCCCCCCGCGCAGTGGTCGCCAGCAGACCTTGCGCATCCTGGACTCGCTGATGGGTATGTCCTCCCTCGAGGGAAGGCGCTCGAGCCTGGGCGAGGGGCTCGAGCACCTCAGCAAGAGCTTGCGGCGGAAGGCTTTGATCTTCGTGGTCTCCGACTTCCTCGACGAGGATAAGAGCTGGGAAAGTGCCCTGCGCCGCCTGGCTCAGCGCCACGAGACCATCGCGGTGCGCATCTTCGATCCTGCCGAGCGGGAGCTGCCCAAAGCGGGCGAGATCCGCCTGCGCGATCCCGAGAGCGGCGAAGAGGTCTGGCTCGACACCGACGATCTCAGGGTGCGCGCGGCCCACGCGGCGCTGGTCAAGCAGCGTGAGGAGGGCCTGCTGCGGGCCTTCAGGGCTGCCCGGGTGGATTACCTCGAGCTTTCCACGGCCCAGGAACTGGTGCAGCCGCTGCTGAGGTTCACCCTTCGCCGCAAGGGGAGGAGGTCCGTATGA
- a CDS encoding VWA domain-containing protein codes for MSFTWPALLLALLLLPLTALVLWGLERRRERTAQAFADAHLLGSVLRPASRAHRRWPLALQLLALGVLLFAAARPVAPLPLPVNKAAVVLAIDTSRSMLASDLNPNRLEAARAIALEFLKLAPPTTQIGLASFSDVATVLVPPTTDRERLREAIAQLKIAQNTSLASAVVTGVRMLPGRKDVRPPEELTPRMFSLPDAQPSTPPAPQPEKMPPGAILIISDGVNNTSPNPEISAGDGLRIATRFASQWKVRVYTVGVGREGGAIMQLNGQNYFVPFEPRTLQTLAQETDGKYTYAPSQEALREVFAEVGTVIRWEPTRTEISALLSGVALVLLMLAGALNLHWQRRVP; via the coding sequence ATGAGCTTCACCTGGCCTGCGCTGCTGCTGGCGCTGCTGCTGTTGCCCCTCACCGCCCTGGTGCTGTGGGGCCTCGAGCGCCGCCGTGAACGCACTGCCCAGGCCTTCGCCGATGCGCATCTGCTGGGGAGTGTGCTGCGCCCGGCCTCCAGGGCTCACCGCCGCTGGCCGCTGGCCCTCCAGCTTCTGGCTTTGGGGGTGCTGCTCTTCGCGGCAGCCCGCCCCGTCGCCCCGCTGCCCCTGCCGGTGAACAAGGCGGCGGTGGTGCTGGCCATAGATACCTCCCGCTCAATGCTGGCCAGCGACCTCAACCCCAACCGCCTCGAGGCTGCACGGGCCATCGCACTGGAATTCCTCAAACTGGCCCCTCCAACCACCCAGATCGGGCTGGCGAGCTTCTCCGACGTAGCTACGGTGCTGGTACCTCCCACCACCGACCGCGAGCGCTTGCGCGAGGCCATCGCCCAGCTCAAGATCGCCCAGAACACCTCGCTGGCCTCGGCGGTGGTGACCGGGGTGCGCATGTTGCCGGGGCGCAAGGACGTCAGGCCCCCCGAAGAGCTCACCCCGCGCATGTTCAGCCTTCCCGACGCTCAGCCTTCCACCCCGCCGGCCCCACAACCCGAGAAGATGCCGCCGGGAGCCATCCTGATCATCTCCGACGGGGTCAACAATACCAGCCCCAACCCGGAGATCTCGGCTGGCGACGGGCTGCGCATCGCCACCCGCTTCGCCTCGCAGTGGAAGGTGAGGGTCTACACCGTGGGCGTAGGGCGCGAGGGTGGGGCCATCATGCAGCTCAATGGCCAGAACTACTTCGTGCCCTTCGAGCCTCGAACCCTGCAAACCCTGGCGCAGGAAACCGATGGCAAATACACCTACGCCCCCAGCCAGGAGGCGCTGCGGGAGGTCTTTGCTGAAGTGGGCACGGTGATTCGCTGGGAGCCCACCCGCACCGAGATCTCGGCCTTGCTCTCGGGGGTGGCCCTGGTCCTGTTGATGCTGGCCGGTGCGCTCAACCTGCACTGGCAGCGCAGGGTGCCCTAG
- a CDS encoding ABC transporter permease — MPWVRPLKITSLIAPAMAWGLSMGLFAYQDLWKQTLAALFPNQTPLFERQTLLALALEHLAITATAGFLVLLVGLPLAIWVARPSGAAFRPLVENLVAVGQTFPPVAVLALALPFVGFGPNGAILALFLYGLLPVVRNTLEGLAAVPQDVLEAASGVGYSPLQRLWRVEIPLALPVILSGIRTSVVLVLATATVAPLIGGGGLGVPIVAGLAVGNQAFVSEGAIAVALLAILLDWTFARLEAILTPWRA; from the coding sequence GTGCCCTGGGTCCGCCCCCTAAAGATCACCTCCCTGATCGCCCCGGCGATGGCCTGGGGACTGTCGATGGGGTTGTTCGCTTACCAAGACCTCTGGAAACAAACCTTGGCCGCGCTGTTTCCCAACCAGACCCCGCTCTTTGAGCGCCAGACCCTGCTGGCTCTGGCGTTGGAGCACCTCGCCATCACCGCAACCGCCGGGTTCTTGGTGCTGCTGGTAGGGTTGCCGCTGGCGATCTGGGTTGCCCGGCCCTCGGGGGCGGCGTTTCGGCCCCTGGTCGAGAACTTGGTGGCCGTAGGCCAGACCTTTCCTCCGGTGGCGGTGCTGGCCCTGGCCCTGCCTTTCGTGGGCTTCGGCCCCAACGGAGCGATCCTGGCACTGTTTCTCTACGGGCTGCTGCCGGTGGTGCGCAACACCCTCGAGGGGCTCGCCGCCGTGCCACAGGACGTGCTCGAGGCGGCCAGCGGCGTGGGCTATTCTCCCCTCCAACGCCTTTGGCGGGTCGAAATTCCCCTGGCCCTCCCGGTCATCCTCTCCGGTATCCGCACCAGCGTGGTGCTCGTCCTAGCCACGGCGACGGTGGCTCCGCTGATCGGCGGGGGAGGTCTGGGAGTGCCTATCGTGGCGGGGCTGGCGGTTGGCAACCAGGCTTTCGTGAGCGAGGGAGCGATTGCGGTGGCCTTGCTGGCGATCCTCCTGGACTGGACCTTCGCCCGGCTGGAAGCGATACTCACGCCCTGGCGGGCCTAA
- a CDS encoding ABC transporter permease encodes MLCSREPNPVALLAAGLGLLSLVLPWIALKPNRLLEGTGVGVWGLEPGLAVVLAAGWLALPWLRRVAYPLLLGLLTLGWAVLGGAVARDLLEGESGVARASLAAGFWLTLLALYSASVGTPPEARRWIPLTLPLALLMALLAGSFQPLAPVVEGAAYGEQLALEAWRHLAMAGGAVLQALLVGIPLGVLAARSARFGWVLSLSAFLQTIPSLALFGLLLPILAQLGQGVSLGLALGVITAGLLFSRLLWAVSPSLGLVVAFPAGLLALALGGTLLFNLLGPEPLRLALSQPLAAAGVRGIGAAPAVLALTLYALLPVVVSTYTGLRAVPEAVRDAGRGMGMSSRQLFWRVELPLASPLVLEGIRGALVLTIGITTVAALIGARGLGYFILQGVQSGADDMVLVGALPVIALALLADGLLRGIGLVLRRRLGLLA; translated from the coding sequence GTGCTGTGCTCGCGTGAGCCCAATCCGGTAGCCCTGCTGGCTGCCGGGTTAGGCCTGCTTTCCCTGGTGCTGCCCTGGATCGCCCTCAAACCCAACCGGTTGCTCGAGGGGACAGGGGTGGGGGTATGGGGCCTCGAGCCCGGCCTCGCCGTGGTCCTGGCCGCAGGCTGGCTGGCGCTGCCCTGGCTGCGCCGGGTGGCTTATCCGCTGCTGCTGGGTCTGCTCACGCTGGGCTGGGCCGTGCTGGGTGGGGCGGTGGCCAGGGACTTGCTCGAGGGGGAGTCCGGGGTGGCGCGGGCCAGCCTGGCCGCGGGTTTCTGGCTGACCTTGCTGGCGCTGTACTCGGCCTCGGTGGGCACGCCCCCTGAAGCCCGGCGCTGGATTCCTCTGACCCTTCCCCTGGCGCTTCTGATGGCCCTGCTAGCGGGAAGCTTCCAGCCCCTGGCCCCGGTGGTCGAGGGGGCGGCTTATGGAGAGCAGCTCGCTCTCGAGGCCTGGCGGCACCTGGCGATGGCTGGGGGCGCGGTGTTGCAGGCCCTGCTGGTGGGTATCCCCCTCGGCGTCCTGGCTGCCCGCAGCGCCCGCTTCGGCTGGGTGCTGAGCCTGAGCGCTTTCTTGCAGACCATTCCCTCGCTGGCCCTTTTTGGCCTGCTGCTGCCCATCCTGGCTCAGCTCGGGCAGGGGGTGAGCCTCGGGCTGGCCCTGGGGGTGATCACGGCGGGGTTGTTGTTCAGCCGCCTGCTGTGGGCTGTCAGCCCCTCGCTGGGGCTGGTGGTGGCCTTCCCGGCGGGGCTGCTGGCTTTGGCGCTGGGCGGAACCCTGCTGTTCAACCTGCTGGGGCCTGAACCTCTGCGGCTAGCGCTGTCTCAGCCCCTGGCCGCTGCCGGGGTGCGGGGCATCGGGGCGGCCCCGGCGGTGCTGGCCCTCACCCTCTATGCCCTGCTGCCGGTGGTGGTCAGCACCTACACCGGCCTGCGGGCGGTCCCCGAAGCCGTGCGCGACGCGGGCCGGGGCATGGGCATGAGCAGCCGCCAGCTCTTCTGGCGGGTAGAGCTGCCCTTGGCCTCGCCGCTGGTCCTCGAGGGCATCCGGGGAGCGCTGGTGCTCACCATCGGCATCACCACGGTGGCCGCGCTGATCGGGGCGCGGGGGCTGGGCTACTTCATCCTGCAAGGCGTGCAGAGCGGAGCCGACGACATGGTGTTGGTGGGTGCGCTGCCGGTGATTGCCCTGGCCCTGCTGGCCGACGGGCTTTTGCGGGGTATCGGGCTGGTGCTGCGCCGTCGTCTGGGGCTTTTGGCATGA
- a CDS encoding AAA family ATPase translates to MDKPITPLEPQAVIDASSRLRTLLFEVKKIIVGQDLMLERMLVALLARGHILIEGVPGLAKTLAIRTLAEAIGASFKRIQFTPDLVPADLIGTRIYNPKEAAFEVELGPVFANLILADEINRAPAKIQSALLEAMQERQVTIGKETYKLPDPFLVLATQNPIESEGTYFLPEAQVDRFMFKVVVGYPGLHEEITVVERVSAKFPPVEVQLSHQELLELQNMADQVYVHPLVTEYAVNLARATREPGEVGQPEQRRYISFGASPRASVNLILGAKALAILRGREYALPEDVRDLAPEVLRHRIILSYEALADGVQLEALLAKLIAAVPLPRVHLGDPHRDGRLLGQPNNPTA, encoded by the coding sequence ATGGATAAGCCGATTACCCCCCTCGAGCCCCAGGCCGTCATAGACGCCTCGTCGAGGCTGCGCACCCTGCTCTTCGAGGTCAAGAAGATCATCGTGGGGCAGGACCTGATGCTCGAGCGCATGCTCGTAGCTTTGCTGGCCCGGGGGCACATCCTCATCGAGGGGGTGCCGGGGCTGGCCAAGACCCTGGCCATCAGGACCCTGGCCGAAGCCATCGGTGCGAGCTTCAAGCGCATCCAGTTCACCCCCGACCTCGTACCTGCCGACCTCATCGGCACCCGCATCTACAACCCTAAGGAGGCCGCCTTCGAGGTCGAGTTGGGGCCGGTGTTCGCCAACCTGATCCTGGCCGACGAGATCAACCGCGCGCCAGCCAAGATCCAGTCCGCGCTGCTGGAGGCCATGCAGGAGCGGCAGGTGACCATCGGCAAGGAGACCTACAAGCTCCCCGACCCCTTTTTGGTGCTGGCCACACAGAACCCCATCGAGTCGGAGGGTACCTATTTCCTGCCCGAGGCCCAGGTAGACCGCTTCATGTTCAAGGTGGTAGTGGGCTATCCCGGCTTGCACGAGGAGATCACGGTGGTCGAGCGGGTTTCCGCGAAATTCCCCCCGGTCGAGGTGCAGCTGAGCCACCAGGAGCTGCTCGAGCTGCAGAATATGGCCGATCAGGTCTACGTGCACCCGCTGGTTACCGAGTACGCCGTCAACCTGGCGCGGGCGACCCGTGAACCCGGCGAGGTAGGCCAGCCCGAGCAGCGTCGCTACATCAGCTTCGGGGCCAGCCCTCGCGCCAGCGTTAACTTGATCCTGGGGGCCAAGGCTTTAGCCATCCTGCGTGGGCGCGAGTATGCCTTGCCCGAGGACGTGCGTGACCTGGCTCCCGAGGTACTGCGCCACCGCATCATCCTCTCCTACGAAGCCTTAGCCGATGGGGTGCAGCTCGAGGCCCTGCTGGCCAAGCTTATCGCCGCCGTGCCGCTGCCCCGCGTCCACCTGGGCGATCCCCACCGCGACGGGCGTCTGCTGGGCCAGCCCAACAACCCCACTGCCTGA
- the cax gene encoding calcium/proton exchanger, producing the protein MLVFIPLAIALEFTHAPAVWIFLVSALALLPLASWMGQATEELAARAGSTVGGLLNATFGNAAELIIAVVALLAGKLEVVKASITGSILSNLLLVLGLSIFLGGLRYLRQNFNAHAAGLSATLLTLTLIAFMLPTFFDLAERAFFKVLDPSLPDELFSLATAGVLILIYLANIYFTLRTHKDLLSGYDESHLEHEATWSAPFAVGVLGAATVGVAVMAEFLVGSLEAATEALGLSEFFVGIILIPLVGNAAEHFAAVLFAVKNKMDLAVQIAVGSSLQIALLVAPILVLVGYFAGQPMDLVFHNPLELAALAASILATNAVVRDGESNWLEGFLLLGVYALLGFAFFFTPH; encoded by the coding sequence ATGCTGGTGTTCATTCCCCTGGCCATCGCGCTCGAGTTCACCCACGCTCCGGCGGTCTGGATCTTTTTGGTCTCGGCATTGGCGCTGCTGCCCCTGGCGAGCTGGATGGGCCAGGCCACCGAGGAGCTGGCCGCTCGGGCCGGGAGCACGGTGGGGGGGCTGCTCAACGCCACCTTCGGCAACGCTGCCGAGCTGATCATCGCGGTCGTAGCCCTGCTGGCGGGCAAGCTCGAGGTCGTCAAGGCCAGCATCACCGGTTCCATCCTCTCCAACTTGCTGCTGGTGCTGGGGTTATCCATCTTCCTGGGTGGCCTACGCTACCTGCGCCAGAACTTCAATGCCCATGCCGCCGGGCTCTCCGCCACGCTGCTGACCCTCACCCTCATCGCCTTCATGTTGCCCACCTTCTTCGACCTTGCCGAGCGCGCTTTCTTCAAAGTGCTCGATCCTAGCCTGCCCGACGAGCTATTCAGCCTGGCCACGGCGGGGGTGCTGATCCTGATCTATCTGGCCAACATCTACTTCACCCTGCGCACCCACAAGGACCTGCTCAGCGGGTATGACGAATCCCACCTCGAGCACGAGGCCACCTGGAGCGCGCCCTTCGCCGTCGGCGTACTGGGGGCGGCCACGGTGGGGGTGGCGGTGATGGCCGAGTTTTTGGTGGGCAGCCTCGAGGCTGCCACTGAGGCGCTGGGGCTTTCGGAGTTCTTCGTGGGCATCATCCTCATTCCCCTGGTGGGCAATGCCGCCGAGCACTTCGCAGCGGTGCTCTTCGCCGTGAAGAATAAGATGGACCTGGCGGTGCAGATCGCGGTGGGTTCCTCGCTGCAGATCGCCTTGCTGGTGGCCCCCATCCTGGTGCTGGTGGGCTACTTCGCCGGGCAGCCCATGGACTTGGTCTTCCACAACCCCCTCGAGCTCGCCGCCCTCGCCGCTAGCATCCTGGCAACCAACGCGGTGGTGCGCGACGGGGAGAGCAACTGGCTGGAGGGCTTCTTGCTGCTGGGTGTTTATGCTCTGCTGGGCTTTGCCTTCTTCTTCACGCCGCACTAA
- a CDS encoding ABC transporter substrate-binding protein: MKGVFALLIALGMGLVLAQKGPITIGSKIDTEGEVLCQMVKLRLEAAGFRVNDRCRTGTTNIVRKALTSGEIDLYPEYTGTALTQFFPEAQIDAALTRDAKRAFEKVKELDAKNGIVWLNPAPANNTWAIAVPKTLAEKEGLKTMADFARYVNAGKPLKLAASQEFVERDDALKAFERVYGFKLKPEQLLILPGGDTTQTETAAARGTNNVNAAMAYGTDGAIATLGLVALTDPQGAVAVYQPAITVRKAIFDKYPELATLINPLFASLSEEVLSDLNAQVTLGKRAADVAAEYLKKKGLIK; the protein is encoded by the coding sequence GTGAAGGGTGTCTTCGCGTTGTTGATCGCTCTGGGGATGGGTCTCGTGCTGGCCCAGAAGGGCCCCATCACCATCGGCTCCAAGATCGATACCGAGGGAGAGGTGCTGTGCCAGATGGTCAAGCTGCGGCTCGAGGCCGCCGGGTTCAGGGTCAACGACCGCTGCCGCACCGGTACCACCAACATCGTGCGCAAGGCCCTCACCTCCGGTGAAATCGATCTCTATCCCGAGTACACCGGCACTGCCCTGACGCAATTCTTCCCCGAAGCCCAGATCGACGCGGCCCTTACCCGTGATGCCAAGAGGGCTTTCGAAAAGGTCAAGGAACTCGACGCAAAGAATGGCATCGTCTGGCTCAACCCGGCTCCCGCCAACAACACCTGGGCCATTGCCGTGCCCAAGACCCTGGCCGAGAAGGAAGGCCTAAAGACCATGGCCGACTTCGCCCGCTACGTCAACGCCGGCAAGCCACTCAAGCTCGCCGCCAGCCAGGAGTTCGTCGAGCGCGACGATGCACTCAAAGCCTTCGAGCGGGTCTACGGTTTCAAGCTCAAGCCCGAACAGCTCCTCATCCTGCCCGGCGGCGACACTACCCAGACCGAGACCGCGGCAGCACGGGGCACCAACAACGTCAACGCGGCCATGGCCTACGGCACCGACGGAGCCATCGCCACGCTGGGCCTGGTGGCCCTCACCGATCCCCAGGGCGCGGTTGCGGTCTATCAGCCAGCCATCACCGTGCGCAAGGCCATCTTTGACAAGTACCCTGAACTCGCCACCCTGATCAACCCGCTCTTCGCCTCCCTCAGCGAGGAGGTGCTCTCCGACCTCAACGCTCAGGTGACCCTGGGTAAGAGGGCCGCCGACGTGGCCGCCGAGTACCTCAAGAAAAAGGGCCTGATCAAGTAG
- a CDS encoding zinc-dependent alcohol dehydrogenase, with protein sequence MRALSFAPSLPRYAFARLMGRRYPVRGLPLHLVYLPEPIPPRGFERLKVRLAGICASDLDLIYGRTSPALSPFYSFPAVLGHEILAELGGVRVVVNPLLTCLERGLPDCPACAKGEDHRCRNLSEGNFRPGMLGYCSDLPGGWSERIVAHRERIFPIAESVPDERAVLAEPLAVAVHGIQQVLAKDWPEEILVIGGGTIGLLSIALLRVLGFEGPIHAVVRRSHAAQWARAFGASVIYFSVREAQKAQKYQSYRGVLGRRGWRGGFGAVIEASGNPAALQEASWAVAEGGRILLLGSPASALHDFSPYWFREVRLMGSYAYNWDAFATAVKLLPEMEGIEVLVGRQFGLEAWPEAIRAARRGGAKIVFKP encoded by the coding sequence ATGCGCGCCCTGAGTTTTGCCCCTTCGCTTCCCCGCTACGCCTTTGCCAGGCTCATGGGTCGGCGCTATCCCGTGCGGGGGCTGCCCCTACACCTCGTCTACCTGCCCGAACCAATTCCTCCGCGGGGCTTCGAGCGGCTTAAGGTGCGCCTGGCAGGCATATGCGCTTCCGATTTGGACCTGATCTACGGGAGGACTTCCCCCGCGCTGTCGCCCTTCTACTCCTTCCCGGCGGTGTTGGGCCATGAGATCCTGGCCGAGTTGGGCGGAGTGCGGGTGGTGGTCAATCCCCTGCTAACCTGCCTCGAGCGGGGTCTGCCCGACTGCCCGGCCTGCGCCAAGGGCGAGGACCACCGCTGCCGCAACCTCAGCGAGGGAAACTTTCGCCCTGGCATGCTGGGTTACTGCTCCGACTTGCCCGGCGGCTGGAGTGAGCGCATCGTGGCCCACCGTGAACGGATTTTCCCCATCGCCGAGAGCGTTCCGGACGAGCGGGCAGTGCTGGCAGAGCCGCTCGCGGTTGCGGTGCACGGCATCCAGCAGGTCCTGGCGAAGGACTGGCCCGAGGAAATCCTGGTGATTGGGGGGGGAACCATTGGCCTGCTCTCGATTGCGCTTTTGCGGGTGCTGGGCTTCGAAGGCCCCATCCACGCCGTGGTTCGGCGCAGCCACGCTGCGCAGTGGGCCAGGGCTTTCGGGGCCAGCGTGATCTATTTCTCGGTGCGTGAGGCCCAGAAAGCTCAGAAGTACCAGAGCTATCGGGGAGTGCTGGGTCGGCGGGGTTGGCGCGGCGGCTTCGGTGCGGTCATCGAGGCTTCCGGCAACCCTGCGGCCTTGCAGGAGGCGAGTTGGGCCGTGGCCGAAGGGGGCCGCATCTTGCTCCTGGGCTCACCCGCTAGTGCGTTGCACGACTTTTCGCCCTATTGGTTTCGCGAGGTGCGGCTCATGGGCAGCTACGCCTACAATTGGGATGCCTTTGCCACGGCAGTCAAACTGCTGCCCGAGATGGAGGGTATTGAAGTCCTGGTAGGCCGGCAGTTCGGCCTCGAGGCCTGGCCCGAGGCCATCCGTGCAGCCAGACGTGGGGGGGCCAAGATCGTATTTAAGCCTTGA
- a CDS encoding VWA domain-containing protein, whose product MSLTWPWALLLLALLPLFVWVYRHNLRLRAETVALYPDLALLLRASSEGHRWSRYLPALLYLASLGLLIVALARPSLAIPQADPRAGVMLALDVSRSMAAGDVKPSRFIAAQNAVKTFVRELPEGARVGLVIFARYARLVVPLTSEHYRVMEAVNLLNMDYGTTIGDGIMESLRALPSLAERLATGEDPRKLTTIILLSDGRNFGGMDPLEAADEAARQQVVVHTVGVGTASDGPIEGIEPRLWWAARFDEETLRAIARKTGGNYYFVDSADKLKQLYSSLSHSLVWHYRRDEATGYAVIAAALCLVASLLLSEARRRVI is encoded by the coding sequence ATGAGCCTGACCTGGCCCTGGGCACTGCTCTTGCTGGCGCTGCTGCCGCTGTTCGTGTGGGTCTATCGTCACAACCTGCGTCTGAGGGCCGAGACGGTGGCTCTGTACCCCGACCTGGCCTTGCTGTTGCGGGCCTCGTCTGAGGGTCACCGGTGGTCGCGCTACTTACCGGCTTTGCTGTACCTGGCCTCGCTGGGCTTGCTGATCGTGGCCCTGGCTCGTCCCAGCCTGGCCATTCCCCAGGCCGACCCCAGGGCTGGCGTGATGCTCGCCCTCGACGTGAGCCGTTCGATGGCGGCAGGTGATGTCAAGCCCAGCCGCTTCATCGCTGCCCAGAACGCGGTGAAAACCTTCGTGCGGGAGCTGCCCGAGGGGGCGAGGGTGGGCCTGGTGATCTTCGCCCGCTATGCCCGCTTGGTGGTTCCGCTCACCAGCGAGCACTACCGGGTGATGGAGGCGGTCAACCTGTTGAACATGGATTACGGCACCACCATCGGCGACGGCATCATGGAGAGCCTGCGCGCCCTGCCCAGTCTCGCAGAGCGCCTGGCCACCGGCGAGGACCCCCGCAAGCTCACGACCATCATCCTGCTCTCCGACGGGCGCAACTTTGGCGGTATGGACCCGCTCGAGGCCGCCGATGAGGCCGCGCGGCAACAGGTCGTGGTGCACACCGTCGGCGTCGGTACGGCCAGCGACGGGCCAATCGAGGGAATCGAGCCCCGCCTGTGGTGGGCCGCCCGTTTCGACGAGGAAACGCTGCGCGCGATCGCCCGTAAGACCGGCGGCAACTACTACTTCGTCGATTCCGCCGATAAGCTCAAGCAGCTTTACAGCAGCCTCAGTCATTCGCTGGTGTGGCATTACCGCCGTGACGAGGCCACCGGCTATGCGGTCATCGCGGCAGCGCTGTGCCTGGTGGCGAGCTTGCTGCTGAGCGAGGCGCGGCGAAGGGTGATTTAA